A single genomic interval of Lacrimispora sphenoides JCM 1415 harbors:
- a CDS encoding glucan-binding protein, with amino-acid sequence MKNISRRGLILHGAAAAAVSLFLFAATVPFDSFAHTKDESIYLSGAWIKDEVGWRFFNQWNSSYPAGKWAEYQGHSYYFMDNGYMATGWRFINDNWYYFNPCQGKEEGSMVTGWVYDSDLCGWFYMNQIGIMVTGWHKIDGFWYYFNPNSDGLLGLMAVNQFVDGSYVDANGRMNEVR; translated from the coding sequence ATGAAAAATATTTCCCGCCGCGGGTTAATACTCCATGGAGCAGCAGCCGCTGCTGTTTCCCTGTTTCTTTTTGCAGCCACAGTCCCCTTTGACAGCTTTGCCCACACAAAGGATGAATCCATATATCTGTCCGGTGCCTGGATAAAGGATGAGGTTGGCTGGCGTTTTTTTAATCAATGGAATTCCTCCTATCCTGCCGGAAAATGGGCGGAATACCAGGGCCATTCCTATTATTTCATGGACAATGGGTACATGGCGACCGGCTGGCGTTTTATCAATGACAACTGGTATTATTTTAATCCCTGTCAGGGAAAAGAGGAAGGCTCTATGGTAACCGGCTGGGTGTATGACTCTGATCTTTGCGGCTGGTTTTACATGAACCAGATTGGAATCATGGTAACCGGTTGGCATAAAATCGATGGCTTCTGGTACTATTTTAACCCGAATTCCGACGGTCTACTCGGTCTTATGGCTGTAAACCAATTTGTTGACGGTTCCTATGTGGATGCAAACGGGCGCATGAATGAAGTCAGGTAA
- a CDS encoding MATE family efflux transporter, which translates to MFTKKDLMKLLAPLIVEQILIVFVGMVNVMMAAAVGEASVSGVSLVESINILVIQMLSALATGGAVISSQYLGKKQSENACKAAGQLIGVTTVLSVLVTLIALAGRGGLLKAIFGSVDESVMSAAVVYFWITALSYPFVAVYNSCAALFRSMGNSKASMAVSLVINTVNVAGNAVCVYGLHMGVTGLAWPTLFCRVAAAVVMLFMIQSPGNVVRINRLEDLKPDIPMIKKILSIGIPNGLENGMFQFGKLALQSLISSLGTAAIASYAVASNLVTLLYLPGNAIGLGLITIVGQCVGAGEKKEAKRYTRLLVGANYGILLLLCTVMVVFSDQLASVYNLSGEAAKISVRMVVVHSYAMIVWPLAFTIPYALRASMDAKFTMVVSIFSMWLFRIAFAYFFVRVMNTGVMGVWYGMFIDWIFRAVLFSWRFRGIEKRAVSVS; encoded by the coding sequence ATGTCATGATGGCGGCTGCAGTGGGAGAGGCATCGGTTTCCGGAGTTTCTCTGGTGGAATCCATCAACATTCTGGTCATTCAGATGCTGTCGGCACTGGCTACAGGAGGTGCTGTCATTTCGTCCCAGTATCTTGGGAAAAAGCAGTCAGAGAATGCCTGCAAGGCAGCGGGGCAGCTCATTGGAGTCACGACTGTACTGTCAGTGCTTGTTACCCTTATTGCACTGGCAGGCAGGGGAGGCCTTCTAAAGGCTATTTTCGGCAGTGTGGATGAGTCAGTCATGAGCGCCGCCGTGGTTTATTTCTGGATTACGGCCCTGTCCTATCCCTTTGTGGCAGTCTATAATTCCTGTGCGGCCTTATTCCGCTCCATGGGAAACTCCAAGGCTTCCATGGCAGTTTCCCTTGTGATAAATACCGTGAATGTAGCGGGAAATGCAGTCTGTGTATACGGCCTTCATATGGGAGTGACCGGCCTGGCATGGCCCACCCTGTTTTGCAGGGTGGCCGCTGCGGTAGTGATGCTTTTCATGATTCAAAGTCCCGGCAATGTTGTGAGGATCAACCGTCTGGAGGATCTTAAGCCAGACATTCCGATGATTAAGAAGATACTGTCCATTGGTATCCCAAACGGCCTGGAAAACGGCATGTTCCAGTTTGGAAAGCTTGCGCTGCAAAGCCTGATCTCTTCCCTGGGAACGGCGGCGATTGCCAGCTACGCAGTGGCTTCCAACCTGGTGACCCTGCTGTATCTGCCCGGCAATGCCATAGGCCTGGGCCTGATCACCATTGTTGGACAATGTGTGGGAGCAGGAGAGAAAAAGGAGGCAAAGCGCTATACCAGACTTTTGGTCGGCGCTAATTACGGAATCCTTCTTTTGTTGTGTACGGTCATGGTCGTATTTTCAGACCAGCTTGCTTCTGTCTACAACCTTTCGGGGGAGGCTGCAAAAATATCCGTCCGGATGGTGGTGGTCCACAGCTATGCAATGATCGTGTGGCCTTTGGCCTTTACCATTCCTTATGCCCTGAGAGCTTCTATGGATGCCAAATTTACCATGGTAGTGTCCATATTCTCTATGTGGCTGTTCCGGATCGCATTTGCTTATTTCTTCGTACGTGTGATGAATACAGGTGTCATGGGCGTATGGTATGGAATGTTTATTGACTGGATTTTCCGCGCGGTTTTATTTAGCTGGAGATTCAGGGGAATAGAAAAAAGAGCGGTGTCTGTTTCTTAA